GGAAACCGACCCTGAAGTTCCGGCATCAGATCGGCAGGACGAGAGCGGTGAAATGCTCCGGCGGCGATGAACATGATCTTTTCTGTGGAAACAACGCCGTAACGAGTACTCACAGTCGTCCCTTCGACGATTGGAAGCAGGTCACGCTGCACCCCCTGGCGAGAAACATCTGCGGACCTGGAGCCCTCGCCCGAGCTGCAGATTTTGTCGATCTCATCGATGAAGATCATCCCGGAATTTTCTGCGAGCTGGACGGCTTCTTCCTGAATGCTTTCCTTGTCCAGAAGTCCCTCAACTTCCTGTTCCATCAAATTGCGTCGAGCGTCGCGGACTGTGAGTTCACGCGAACTCTTCTGCCGTGGCATCATTTTCTCGAGCATTCCCTGCAGATCCATATCCATCTGCTCCATGCCCATGTTTGTAAACACCTGAACCGGGGAACTCTTTTGTTCAACGGCCATCTCCACGGTTCGATCTTCCAACTTCCCTGCGCGAAGCATCTGCCTGAACTTTTCAATCGTACGTTCACGGCGGGCGGATGCCGATTCCGGCGTTCTTTCTTCGACAGAAGGAGCCTTTCCCAACTCCCCGACGTCTACTTGCGGAATAGAGACTGCCTCCTCGGGCATGGAAACAGACGAGCTTTCTGATCTGTCGAAATCGTGGTCTTCGTCCAACGGGACCAGCATTTTGAGAAGCCTTTCCTCAACTCGCTTTTCGGCTTCTGCTTCCACCTCGCGCCGTCTTGTCGCTCGGACCATCCCGATCGCAGACTCAACAAGGTCTCTGATCATACTTTCAACGTCACGACCGTAGTAACCAATTTCGGTGTACTTCGTCGCTTCGACTTTGATGAATGGAGCGCCCGTCAATGTCGCGAGGCGCCGAGTGATCTCCGTCTTACCGACACCGGTGGGGCCAATCATCATGATATTGCGGGGCGTCACTTCCTTCCGCATTTCATCCGACAATTGTAGCCATCGCCATCGATTTCGAAGGGCAATCGCCACGGCTCGCTTTGCAGCCTGCTGACCAACGATGTGCTTATCCAGGTGTTCCACAACCTGTCGGGGCGTCATTTCTGACACGGTAGTTCCTCAATGATGATGTTCTGATTGGTATAGATGTCGATCTCTGCCGCAATCTTCAGTGATTCGCGAACGATCTCAACGGCCGTCAGATCGGAATGTGCCACCAGGGCTTTGGCCGCAGCAGTTGCGTACGCACCTCCGGAACCAATCCCCACAACCCCATCGGTCGGTTGTACGACATCGCCTTGTCCCGTTAACAGCAGCGTCAATTCTGCGTCGGCAACAATCATCATGGCTTCAAGCCGTCGCAAAGCCCGATCGGTCCTCCAGTCTCGAGCCAGATCTGTGGCCGCACGAGCAATGTTCCCCGGATAGTCTTTTGCCTTCTGCTCAAATCGTTCGAGCAGCGCGAAGGCATCGGCGGTGGAACCAGCAAATCCTACGAGCACGCGTCCATCGAGCATCCGTCGGAGTTTCTTGGTATCCGATTTCATGATGGTATTTCCGTAAGTCACCTGACCATCGGATCCAAGCACAATCGAACCTTTGTGGCGGACAGCCAACACCGTGGTGGCTCTCCAGACAGGACGTTCGTCGCCCGTTTTGCTACGCATTGATATTCCCGTGGAGCTTGATTGACGAAGGTGCGCCAAAGAAGTGGGTCAGTGCACCCTGTTGCTACGAATCGCTTTTATCCTGTCCGGGACGAAATACCATTTTGCCGAAAATCATGCGCCCGGCACTGCTTTGAAGAACGCTCGTCACGATGACACTGATCTCCCTGCCGACGAGATGAGCCGCGTTCTCGCAGATCACCATTGTACCGTCGTCCAGGTAACCGACACCCTGTTGTGGCACTTCGCCTTCCTTAATGACTTTAATGTCCAGGCGTTCTCCCGGGATATAACGTGGCTTCAGGGCGTTGGAGACGTCATTCAGGTTGATCACCGGAATTCCCTGAACACTTGCAACCTTATTCAAATTGAAATCGTTGGTGATGACTCCGCCACGCAGTTGTTTGGCGAGTGCGACGACCTTCTGATCGACCGTCATCATCTTAAAGTCAGTTCGCTGTGTTTCCTGAACGCGAACATCGACATGGCGGTTTTGCTGCATCCGGCCCAGAACCTCCAGTCCACGGCGACCGCGTACGCGTCGATTCTTGTCGCTGCTGTCCGCAATGTCCTGAACTTCCGCCAGTACGAAATCCGGCACAATCAGCTGGGACTCAATGATTTGCGTTTCGATGACATCAGCGATTCGGCCATCGATCAGCGAGCTGCTGTCAACAACCAGCGGGCGACCACTTTTCAAATCCCTCTGGAACTCGACGTAAGGAATGACAAATCGAAAGTCGTCTTTGGTTTGCAGCAGCAAAGAGACGCAGAGATACGGCATGATCAGCAGCGTCATCAGGACGACTGCCGTATGAAACGGGTTCGTGACCGGAACAATCGGAGTCAATGCCTGAATCATCAGATAGGCAAGCAAGACACCAACGAGTATTCCGAAATAGACCGCCGAAATCACCTCGATCCGCTTCTTGCGAATCATCACGTCAGCAATTGTCACAATCTGGGAGAGGAACAGCAGGACAAAGAACGCAAGTCCCTTGTTCTGCTCGATGATTCTGGGCAGCATGGAATTGCCGCCCATCACGTCATCTGTTTTTATGTACGCGAGGATTGCCCCGGCACAAATGATCAGATAAAGCAGGCGCAGAATGAGCAGCAACATTTTGATTGGGCTCGTGGAATGTTCTAAGACGGGGGCGTGTCAGGCGGGATCGTTTATCACTCTTGGCATTGTGACAGAAAAGAACACGTTGGCAACCTTGTTGGCGCGGAGGACAGGTAATCCTTACTTCTCGCTCGGCTGAGTTGCATCGAATTGCTCCCAACGGCGAGAATACTTCCCGGTCCAGTGAATTTCTAACGAACAAGTGAGAACC
This region of Planctomycetaceae bacterium genomic DNA includes:
- the hslV gene encoding ATP-dependent protease subunit HslV, which codes for MRSKTGDERPVWRATTVLAVRHKGSIVLGSDGQVTYGNTIMKSDTKKLRRMLDGRVLVGFAGSTADAFALLERFEQKAKDYPGNIARAATDLARDWRTDRALRRLEAMMIVADAELTLLLTGQGDVVQPTDGVVGIGSGGAYATAAAKALVAHSDLTAVEIVRESLKIAAEIDIYTNQNIIIEELPCQK
- a CDS encoding PIN/TRAM domain-containing protein: MLLLILRLLYLIICAGAILAYIKTDDVMGGNSMLPRIIEQNKGLAFFVLLFLSQIVTIADVMIRKKRIEVISAVYFGILVGVLLAYLMIQALTPIVPVTNPFHTAVVLMTLLIMPYLCVSLLLQTKDDFRFVIPYVEFQRDLKSGRPLVVDSSSLIDGRIADVIETQIIESQLIVPDFVLAEVQDIADSSDKNRRVRGRRGLEVLGRMQQNRHVDVRVQETQRTDFKMMTVDQKVVALAKQLRGGVITNDFNLNKVASVQGIPVINLNDVSNALKPRYIPGERLDIKVIKEGEVPQQGVGYLDDGTMVICENAAHLVGREISVIVTSVLQSSAGRMIFGKMVFRPGQDKSDS
- the hslU gene encoding ATP-dependent protease ATPase subunit HslU; its protein translation is MTPRQVVEHLDKHIVGQQAAKRAVAIALRNRWRWLQLSDEMRKEVTPRNIMMIGPTGVGKTEITRRLATLTGAPFIKVEATKYTEIGYYGRDVESMIRDLVESAIGMVRATRRREVEAEAEKRVEERLLKMLVPLDEDHDFDRSESSSVSMPEEAVSIPQVDVGELGKAPSVEERTPESASARRERTIEKFRQMLRAGKLEDRTVEMAVEQKSSPVQVFTNMGMEQMDMDLQGMLEKMMPRQKSSRELTVRDARRNLMEQEVEGLLDKESIQEEAVQLAENSGMIFIDEIDKICSSGEGSRSADVSRQGVQRDLLPIVEGTTVSTRYGVVSTEKIMFIAAGAFHRSRPADLMPELQGRFPIRVELQDLTREDLVRILTEPSGSLTRQYTDLLSVDNVSLEFTTDGIDQLASVAFQVNQSTQNIGARRLQTIMERLLEEISFEAPDCGPRTIVVDAEFVRQRLDDVCRDEDLSRFVL